One window of the Halanaerobium saccharolyticum subsp. saccharolyticum DSM 6643 genome contains the following:
- the rlmH gene encoding 23S rRNA (pseudouridine(1915)-N(3))-methyltransferase RlmH — protein sequence MDINLITVGSLKSSFLEPGIQEFKKRLSRYCNLNIIEISDETVPKNYSDKDIEALQALEGERIIKKIPERTYIFALDVNGKPMTSTGFAKSLNNLQVRGYSSFTFIIGGATGLSDFVIQKADYRFSLSHMTFTHQMIRLILLEQIYRAFKINNNEPYHL from the coding sequence ATGGATATTAACCTTATAACAGTTGGTAGTTTAAAATCTTCATTTTTAGAACCAGGCATTCAGGAATTCAAAAAACGTTTAAGTCGTTACTGCAATTTAAATATTATTGAAATTAGCGATGAAACTGTTCCAAAAAATTATTCAGATAAAGATATTGAAGCACTGCAGGCATTAGAAGGTGAGCGAATAATAAAAAAGATTCCTGAACGAACATATATTTTCGCTCTTGATGTTAATGGAAAACCAATGACTTCAACTGGTTTTGCTAAATCACTTAATAATCTTCAGGTTAGAGGATACAGTTCCTTTACTTTTATAATTGGTGGGGCAACAGGTTTAAGTGACTTTGTAATCCAGAAAGCAGATTATAGATTTTCTTTATCGCATATGACGTTTACTCACCAGATGATTCGTTTAATTTTATTAGAACAGATATATAGAGCTTTTAAAATTAATAATAATGAACCATATCATTTGTAA
- a CDS encoding OsmC family protein: MIIIIAKYSIQAQGKNDTKTVVETTGGLKITIDEPERLGGGGEGPNPVEYLLASLAGCLNIVGYLVAGEMGFELDDLKIDIKGKLDPAKFRGKSENKRAGYQEIDVSIDVKTDANEETLNKWLKKVKERCPVSDNIANQTPVKIKMA; this comes from the coding sequence GTGATTATAATTATAGCAAAATATTCTATTCAGGCACAAGGTAAAAATGATACTAAAACAGTTGTTGAAACAACTGGAGGTTTAAAAATAACTATTGATGAACCAGAAAGACTTGGAGGTGGCGGAGAAGGTCCTAATCCAGTCGAATATCTATTAGCATCTTTAGCAGGATGTTTAAATATTGTAGGATATCTTGTTGCCGGTGAAATGGGTTTTGAATTAGATGATTTAAAAATTGATATTAAAGGTAAGCTTGACCCTGCAAAATTTAGAGGGAAATCTGAAAACAAAAGAGCTGGATATCAAGAAATAGATGTATCAATTGATGTTAAAACAGATGCAAATGAAGAAACTTTAAATAAATGGCTAAAAAAAGTTAAAGAACGATGTCCAGTTAGTGATAATATTGCTAATCAAACACCAGTTAAAATTAAAATGGCTTAA
- a CDS encoding class I SAM-dependent methyltransferase: MNCKVCGSDNLEKINIEDNYYHCNDCEVIFISPKNIVDQTEEKERYEGHDNNHQNEGYVTMFKDFIEELLEEHLNLEQMDDVLEFGCGPGPVLADLLKEKGLNVDIYDPYFFPEKVFEKNKYDLITSTEVFEHFSDPIKEMKLLTSHLKEDSYLAVMTSFHPGPEEFEDWWYKWDPTHIVFFNEKTFNKIASIFDLEIIYTDQEKYILFKV; the protein is encoded by the coding sequence TTGAATTGTAAAGTATGTGGAAGTGATAATTTAGAAAAAATAAACATTGAAGATAATTATTATCACTGTAATGATTGTGAAGTGATTTTTATTTCTCCAAAAAATATTGTAGATCAAACCGAAGAAAAAGAGAGATATGAAGGTCATGATAATAATCATCAGAATGAAGGTTATGTTACAATGTTTAAAGATTTTATAGAGGAATTGCTGGAAGAACATCTCAATTTAGAACAAATGGATGATGTACTAGAGTTTGGCTGTGGCCCAGGTCCAGTGTTGGCTGATCTTTTAAAAGAAAAGGGTCTCAATGTCGACATATATGATCCCTATTTTTTTCCAGAAAAAGTTTTTGAAAAAAATAAATATGACCTAATTACCTCGACAGAAGTATTTGAACATTTTTCTGATCCTATCAAAGAAATGAAACTATTAACTTCACATTTAAAAGAAGATTCTTATCTGGCAGTAATGACTTCTTTTCATCCTGGACCAGAAGAATTTGAAGATTGGTGGTATAAGTGGGATCCTACCCATATAGTTTTTTTTAATGAAAAAACTTTTAATAAAATTGCTTCAATATTTGATTTGGAAATAATTTATACTGATCAAGAAAAATATATTCTTTTTAAAGTTTAG
- the rpsD gene encoding 30S ribosomal protein S4, whose translation MARKRGPRFKESRRLGVNIYGHPKAMKKADGTFNRANKKLSNYGQQLLEKQRLRAYYGLMEKKFSRYVQQSTKEAGVTANNLIKKLEKRLDNLVYRAGFARSIRQARQMVVHGHILVNGEKIDIPSYQIEIGDQISLRDKYRKNNLFKENYLDRHLTPISYLERDYDNFTSKLISEVEINEIPIEINDQLVIEFYSRK comes from the coding sequence TTGGCCAGAAAAAGAGGTCCAAGATTTAAAGAATCAAGAAGATTGGGTGTTAATATTTATGGACATCCTAAGGCAATGAAAAAAGCAGATGGTACTTTTAATCGTGCCAACAAAAAATTATCAAATTATGGTCAGCAGCTTTTGGAAAAACAGCGCTTACGTGCTTACTACGGCTTGATGGAGAAAAAATTTAGTCGTTATGTACAACAGTCTACAAAAGAAGCTGGTGTAACCGCTAATAATTTGATTAAAAAATTGGAGAAACGACTCGATAATTTAGTTTATAGAGCTGGTTTTGCTCGTTCAATCAGGCAGGCTAGACAAATGGTTGTCCATGGACACATTTTAGTTAATGGAGAAAAAATAGATATCCCATCTTATCAAATCGAGATTGGAGATCAAATTTCTCTTAGAGATAAATACAGAAAAAACAATTTATTTAAAGAAAATTATTTAGATCGACATTTAACTCCAATTAGCTATCTAGAAAGAGATTATGATAATTTTACTTCAAAATTAATTTCAGAAGTTGAAATTAATGAAATACCAATTGAAATAAATGATCAGCTTGTAATAGAGTTTTATTCCAGAAAATAA